Proteins co-encoded in one Deltaproteobacteria bacterium genomic window:
- a CDS encoding YhfX family PLP-dependent enzyme, protein ACVGRTPETAKDNLVVCDMPAPEAIDYYGILDKDSKAAIRVGDTVVFGFRAQAFVTRAFVVPVSGISKGQAFVEGIYDSDGKPTVWK, encoded by the coding sequence AGCTTGTGTGGGGCGGACACCTGAAACCGCGAAAGACAATCTGGTGGTCTGCGACATGCCCGCGCCGGAGGCAATCGATTATTATGGCATTCTTGACAAGGATTCCAAGGCGGCCATTCGTGTAGGTGATACAGTCGTTTTCGGATTCAGGGCACAGGCTTTTGTAACCAGGGCCTTTGTTGTTCCTGTCTCGGGGATTTCAAAAGGCCAGGCTTTCGTTGAAGGCATCTACGATTCTGATGGGAAACCGACCGTGTGGAAGTAA